The sequence below is a genomic window from Fusobacterium simiae.
GCCATATAGATGACTGTTAGTAATCCATCAAAACTTCCATCATAATAGTAATTTGGCATTATTATTTTCACCTCATAATATATTTTTTGTAATAAGTTAAACAGTGAAAAGTTTAAGCTGTTGCACCATTATTTTTTCTTTTTCCATAAGTGCATTTCTTACAAGTTCAGGATTTTCCTTTTTAAATCCTAAAAATTCTCCATTTACAGTGATAAAATACTTTGCTCTTTTTATTACTATTCCTAATTTTTTTAAATGTTCATATCTTATTGTACTATATTTTCTAGTCATAACTATACGTTTTGCCGAAGTTACACCTATTCCTGGAACTCTTAAAAGTTCCTTATATGTTGCCTTATTTATTTCTATTGGAAAAAAATGCCAATTTTGTATAGCCCAATTTGTTTTTGGGTCAAGACAAGGGTCAATAAATGGATTTTTTTCACTAAGAATTTCATTAGCCTTAAAATCATAAAATCTTAATAACCAATCTGCTTGATATAGTCTATGTTCTCTTATCATAGGAACTGCTTCATCGGTATTTACAAGAATACCTGATTTATTTACAGGCACATAACCAGAATAATATACTCTTTTTAAATCAAAATTTTTATAAAGATTTTCACTTTTATTTAGTATGGTATAATCACTTTCTCCACTAGCTCCTATTATCATCTGTGTTGTTTGCCCAGCTGGAATAAAAGAGGGAGTACTTTTAAAAAGTTTTTTATCCTCAATATTCTCAATTAAATTTTTTCGTATAAGTCCCATTGATGTTGAAATATCAGTAGCCTTTTTATCAGGTGCAAGAAGTTTAAGTGCATTATTTTCAGCAAATTCAATATTTACTGAAACTCTGTCTACATATAACCCTATTTCATGAATAAGTTGTTTACTTGCTCCTGGTATTACTTTCATATGGATATATCCATTAAATTTTTCTTCAAGTCTAAGTTTTTTAGCAACTGCTATCATAAGCTCCATTGTATAATCTGCACTTCTTATTATTCCAGAACTTAGAAAAAGCCCTTCAATATAGTTTCTCCTATAAAAATTTATAGTCAGTTTTACAATTTCATCAGGTGTTAATATTGCTCTTTCAATATCATTATCTTTACGATTAATACAATATTTACAATCATACATACAATAATTTGTCATAAGTATTTTAAGTAAAGAAATACATCTTCCATCTGCTGACCAAGAATGGCATATACCACTCATAGCTGCATTTCCTAGCCCATTATTTGAATTTTTTCTACTGCTTCCACTTGAAGAACATGAAACATCATATTTGGCAGCATCACTTAATATTCTTAATTTTTCTTCAATAGTTTTATTCATAATTTCCCCTTATCCAGTGAATGATACACTTTATTTTTAGTATAGCATATTTATGATAAAAATCAATAA
It includes:
- a CDS encoding putative DNA modification/repair radical SAM protein — its product is MNKTIEEKLRILSDAAKYDVSCSSSGSSRKNSNNGLGNAAMSGICHSWSADGRCISLLKILMTNYCMYDCKYCINRKDNDIERAILTPDEIVKLTINFYRRNYIEGLFLSSGIIRSADYTMELMIAVAKKLRLEEKFNGYIHMKVIPGASKQLIHEIGLYVDRVSVNIEFAENNALKLLAPDKKATDISTSMGLIRKNLIENIEDKKLFKSTPSFIPAGQTTQMIIGASGESDYTILNKSENLYKNFDLKRVYYSGYVPVNKSGILVNTDEAVPMIREHRLYQADWLLRFYDFKANEILSEKNPFIDPCLDPKTNWAIQNWHFFPIEINKATYKELLRVPGIGVTSAKRIVMTRKYSTIRYEHLKKLGIVIKRAKYFITVNGEFLGFKKENPELVRNALMEKEKIMVQQLKLFTV